In Waddliaceae bacterium, a single window of DNA contains:
- the nusA gene encoding transcription termination/antitermination protein NusA, whose protein sequence is MNKDLIAIFEYMEREKGIKRDVIIEAIVESLRVAAMKDMEDSANIAITIDDKTGDIEMLCEKKIVEKVEDSSLEISIEGARDLDPDCAIDEYIDCIITPSEDFGRIAAQKARQIITQKLRGAERNVIYEEYRHRRNEIISGTVKRFVRGSNIVVDLGKVEAILPTKEYPRSERYNVGDKLRALLVDVQDTENGGAEVVLSRSSPEFVHQLFIQEVPELSDGIVSIEKIVREAGYRTKLAVKTTDNKVDPVGACVGMRGSRVKNVIYELNNEKIDIVTYSEDPIELLHRSLDPIEILRMSVDKKSEVITIVVDDDNLAKVLGRYGMNTRLTQELIGYNIDAQKISDYHKRQGLLRAELLEGDSAFLDEPLSMEDINTLVIENMIRDGYDTMRKVLEADADKLVAIPGISLELADEIIDLIIQQRT, encoded by the coding sequence ATGAATAAAGACCTCATTGCCATCTTTGAATATATGGAACGTGAGAAAGGCATAAAACGCGATGTCATCATCGAAGCGATCGTAGAATCTCTACGTGTTGCTGCTATGAAAGACATGGAAGATTCTGCCAATATCGCCATAACCATCGACGATAAAACCGGTGATATCGAGATGCTTTGCGAGAAAAAGATCGTCGAAAAAGTCGAAGATTCTTCTCTTGAGATATCTATCGAAGGTGCCCGCGACCTTGACCCTGACTGTGCTATCGACGAATATATCGACTGTATCATCACTCCTTCCGAGGACTTCGGACGCATTGCTGCGCAGAAGGCTCGTCAGATCATCACGCAGAAGCTTCGTGGTGCAGAGCGTAATGTCATATACGAAGAATATCGTCACCGTCGCAATGAGATCATCAGCGGCACTGTCAAGAGGTTCGTTAGGGGCTCTAACATCGTCGTCGATCTCGGAAAAGTCGAAGCGATCCTTCCTACTAAGGAATACCCTCGTAGTGAACGGTACAATGTCGGCGACAAGCTTCGTGCTCTCCTCGTCGACGTCCAGGACACCGAGAATGGCGGTGCCGAAGTTGTTTTATCACGGTCGAGTCCTGAATTCGTCCATCAACTTTTCATCCAAGAAGTCCCTGAGCTTAGTGATGGCATTGTTAGTATTGAAAAGATCGTCCGTGAAGCTGGGTATCGTACTAAGCTTGCCGTAAAGACTACCGACAATAAAGTCGACCCTGTTGGTGCTTGTGTTGGGATGCGCGGCAGCCGCGTCAAGAACGTCATATACGAGCTCAACAACGAGAAGATCGACATCGTCACTTACAGCGAAGACCCTATAGAGCTTCTTCACCGTTCTCTCGATCCTATTGAGATTTTGAGGATGTCTGTCGACAAGAAAAGCGAGGTGATCACCATCGTCGTCGATGACGACAATCTCGCCAAGGTTTTGGGTCGTTATGGTATGAACACTCGTCTCACTCAAGAGCTTATCGGCTATAATATCGACGCACAGAAAATCTCTGACTACCACAAAAGGCAAGGCCTTCTTCGTGCAGAACTTCTTGAAGGCGACTCTGCTTTCCTCGACGAGCCTCTCTCCATGGAAGACATCAACACTCTCGTTATCGAGAATATGATACGTGATGGCTATGACACGATGCGTAAAGTCCTCGAAGCCGACGCCGACAAACTCGTTGCGATCCCTGGGATAAGCCTAGAGCTTGCTGACGAGATAATAGACCTAATAATTCAACAAAGGACATAG
- a CDS encoding YjgP/YjgQ family permease → MIFSKIWERYVLKEILKIFFFFLAAFYLLFIFIDYSTHTKSFFLFDTPLKELVQYYLYQFSYRVPILIPFAIVLAVIKVLCSLNVNRELLALQAGGISIKMLMRPFFFVAVIFMLSLFFNYEYIIPKATLHLQVFEDDYFNDPADKKKLALSVNDLILPDNSKIIYQNYDPAHQRFYDVYWVRSSSDIYRIKHLLPYEATPRGYNVSHFTGDDGFITQEERFLEMLFPDMHFDEEDLRSSVIPYKEQSISQLFIADAEDKASPEKKAQIKTALFLKLAMPLMCILAVIGPAPFCIRFRRDLPVFFIYTLGIFGILGFKTIIDAGFVFGDNMVVSPLIAIWGPVIATLAFFSRKYFIAR, encoded by the coding sequence ATGATTTTCTCTAAGATTTGGGAACGATATGTCCTTAAAGAAATTCTGAAGATCTTTTTCTTCTTCCTTGCAGCTTTCTACCTGCTTTTTATCTTCATAGACTATTCGACGCATACCAAGAGTTTTTTCCTCTTCGACACTCCATTAAAAGAACTTGTACAGTATTACCTATATCAATTTTCTTATAGAGTTCCTATCCTTATTCCTTTTGCTATAGTCCTTGCTGTCATTAAGGTGTTGTGTTCCTTAAATGTTAACAGGGAACTTCTTGCTCTGCAGGCTGGCGGGATTTCTATCAAGATGCTGATGCGACCTTTTTTCTTCGTCGCCGTCATCTTCATGCTGTCGCTTTTCTTCAACTACGAATATATCATCCCTAAAGCCACTCTACATCTTCAAGTCTTCGAAGACGACTATTTCAACGACCCTGCCGACAAGAAAAAACTCGCTCTTTCTGTCAACGACCTTATCCTTCCCGACAATAGTAAGATAATATATCAAAACTATGACCCTGCGCATCAACGTTTCTATGACGTCTATTGGGTGCGCTCTTCGTCGGATATATATCGTATAAAGCACCTTCTTCCTTATGAAGCTACACCACGCGGCTACAATGTCAGCCACTTTACCGGCGACGATGGTTTCATCACTCAAGAGGAAAGATTTCTGGAGATGCTTTTCCCTGACATGCATTTCGACGAAGAAGACCTTCGATCTTCGGTGATACCATACAAAGAGCAGTCGATATCACAGCTATTCATCGCCGATGCCGAAGACAAGGCTTCTCCCGAGAAAAAAGCACAGATAAAGACGGCACTTTTCCTTAAACTCGCGATGCCATTGATGTGTATCCTCGCCGTCATAGGTCCTGCTCCTTTCTGTATACGCTTCCGCCGCGACCTTCCCGTCTTCTTCATCTACACCTTAGGGATCTTCGGGATCCTTGGCTTTAAAACCATCATCGATGCGGGGTTTGTTTTTGGTGACAACATGGTGGTCTCCCCTTTAATAGCAATATGGGGCCCTGTAATAGCGACATTAGCCTTCTTTTCAAGGAAATATTTTATAGCTAGATGA
- the infB gene encoding translation initiation factor IF-2 codes for MAKKLKLKLNIKNPQLAKALGKSSAASKKKDAAKKTVKASKKTAKITPSAAAAAAAKKSAEDAEQPKKRLVRAKKKSAFAHEEEIVVIAPVEEEVVVVEEIDVISAVEEEVDAVVEEAPEPSVEEVVPEVDKIVEEPQDVEEPQAVEEPPAPTTKPSKKEKEKEKEKPLPAKKIIAARPRLFGPTGKHIKDLRNEAKKKEEEAAKKASDDKKKAAAKKKTTPNKNNTTNVVASVEPAKKANDNKEYPVRRSTTLRPFTAKDRRYNFKGGDESQKWRRQRRGKKSSSYEEIAPVRPKELELRLPISIKNLAIALKIKSSEIISSLFMQGMTVTLNDVLDDETTIQLIGSEFDCEITIDSSEEERIRITDKTVNEEISETDDANLIIRPPVVTFMGHVDHGKTSLIDAIRKSNIIEGEKGAITQHIGAFSCNTIAGDITIIDTPGHEAFSSMRARGAVITDIVILVIAGDEGIRQQTVEALNHAKEAGVTIVVAINKSDKPNFDAETVYRQLSDNELLPEAWGGGTITINCSAVTGEGVDALLEMVALQAEVLELKASPDGRARGSVIESEMHKGLGATATLLVQNGTLKKGDAVVFSHQWGRIKTMHDALGVECNDIGPSGAVEVAGLSDLPEAGSEFIVVANEREARAIAEVRASEKREKSLYQKSQRSLESIMDHDATKTPKEILNVILRADTQGSLEALKQSLLGIDSDKAEVNVVSDAVGEIAESDIELAAASDSTIIGFHTQIESHADSLIKQMKVTVRLHDIIYHAVDDTKLILTALLPPLVEEKNTGAAEVIATFKSSHLGVIAGCMVNEGTIHRNNGVRILRAGEEIWKGRMSSIKREKNDVKDISSGFECGILFNGYNDANVGDIVESFNIIETPQEL; via the coding sequence TTGGCAAAGAAACTGAAGCTAAAACTCAACATTAAAAATCCGCAGCTTGCCAAAGCTCTCGGCAAGTCTTCCGCTGCTTCCAAGAAAAAAGACGCTGCAAAGAAAACAGTCAAGGCTTCGAAGAAGACAGCAAAAATCACTCCTTCAGCGGCGGCCGCTGCTGCTGCGAAGAAAAGCGCCGAAGACGCTGAGCAGCCTAAAAAGCGTCTCGTCCGTGCCAAGAAGAAGTCCGCTTTCGCTCACGAAGAAGAGATTGTCGTTATCGCTCCTGTCGAAGAAGAAGTCGTCGTCGTCGAAGAAATCGATGTGATTTCTGCTGTCGAAGAAGAGGTCGATGCTGTCGTCGAAGAAGCCCCTGAGCCTTCTGTAGAAGAAGTCGTCCCAGAAGTTGATAAGATTGTGGAAGAGCCTCAGGACGTCGAAGAGCCTCAGGCCGTTGAAGAACCTCCTGCGCCAACAACCAAGCCTTCAAAAAAAGAGAAAGAGAAAGAGAAAGAGAAGCCTCTTCCTGCAAAAAAAATTATCGCTGCGCGTCCCCGTCTTTTTGGCCCTACTGGGAAACATATTAAAGATCTCCGCAACGAGGCAAAGAAAAAAGAAGAAGAGGCTGCCAAGAAAGCCTCTGATGATAAGAAGAAGGCTGCTGCAAAGAAGAAGACGACACCGAATAAAAACAACACTACTAATGTTGTCGCTTCTGTCGAGCCAGCGAAGAAAGCCAACGATAATAAAGAGTATCCTGTACGTCGCAGCACAACGTTACGTCCTTTCACCGCTAAAGACCGCCGTTATAACTTCAAAGGCGGCGACGAAAGCCAGAAATGGCGTCGTCAGCGTAGGGGCAAAAAATCGTCTTCGTACGAAGAGATCGCCCCTGTACGTCCAAAAGAGCTAGAATTACGCCTTCCCATCTCTATAAAGAACCTCGCCATTGCTTTGAAGATAAAATCTTCAGAGATAATATCATCGTTATTCATGCAAGGTATGACTGTTACTCTCAACGACGTTCTCGACGACGAAACAACGATACAGCTCATCGGAAGTGAGTTCGACTGTGAGATCACCATCGATTCCTCCGAAGAGGAGCGCATACGTATCACTGACAAGACTGTCAACGAAGAGATTTCCGAAACCGATGATGCTAATCTCATCATCCGTCCTCCTGTAGTAACTTTTATGGGCCATGTTGACCATGGCAAGACAAGCCTCATCGATGCTATAAGGAAGAGTAACATCATCGAAGGTGAGAAAGGTGCCATAACGCAGCATATCGGTGCTTTCTCATGCAACACCATTGCTGGCGACATCACCATCATCGACACTCCTGGCCACGAAGCATTCTCTTCTATGCGTGCCCGCGGTGCCGTCATCACCGACATCGTCATCCTTGTCATCGCCGGCGACGAAGGCATCAGACAGCAGACTGTCGAGGCGTTAAACCACGCAAAAGAAGCCGGTGTTACCATCGTCGTCGCCATTAACAAGAGCGACAAGCCGAACTTCGATGCCGAGACGGTATACCGTCAGCTTTCCGACAACGAGCTTCTTCCAGAAGCGTGGGGAGGTGGTACTATAACAATAAACTGTTCTGCTGTCACTGGCGAAGGCGTCGACGCCCTTCTTGAGATGGTAGCATTACAAGCCGAAGTTCTAGAACTAAAAGCCAGCCCCGACGGGCGTGCTCGTGGCTCTGTCATAGAGTCTGAGATGCACAAAGGTTTGGGCGCTACAGCGACGCTACTCGTCCAAAATGGCACCCTGAAGAAAGGCGATGCTGTCGTCTTCTCACACCAATGGGGACGTATAAAGACTATGCACGATGCCCTTGGCGTCGAATGCAATGACATCGGCCCTTCTGGCGCTGTAGAAGTTGCAGGCCTTTCAGACCTTCCAGAAGCTGGCAGTGAGTTTATCGTCGTTGCCAACGAACGCGAAGCGCGTGCTATCGCCGAAGTCCGTGCTTCCGAGAAACGCGAGAAGTCGCTATATCAGAAATCGCAGCGCTCCCTTGAGAGCATCATGGACCACGATGCCACTAAGACTCCTAAAGAGATCTTAAACGTAATACTTCGCGCCGACACCCAAGGGTCTCTCGAAGCTCTTAAGCAGTCACTCCTTGGCATAGATTCCGACAAAGCAGAAGTCAACGTCGTCTCTGATGCTGTAGGGGAAATTGCTGAGTCTGACATCGAGCTTGCTGCCGCCTCAGATTCTACCATCATAGGCTTCCACACGCAGATTGAGAGCCATGCCGACAGCCTAATCAAACAGATGAAGGTAACGGTACGTCTCCACGACATTATATATCATGCTGTCGACGACACCAAACTTATTCTTACAGCGCTATTACCTCCTCTTGTCGAGGAGAAAAATACCGGCGCTGCGGAAGTCATAGCGACGTTCAAATCCTCGCACCTTGGCGTCATCGCAGGATGCATGGTTAACGAAGGGACAATACATCGTAACAACGGTGTACGTATCCTCCGCGCTGGTGAAGAGATATGGAAAGGCCGTATGTCTTCGATAAAACGTGAGAAGAACGACGTCAAAGACATATCTAGCGGCTTCGAATGTGGTATCCTTTTCAACGGCTACAACGATGCTAATGTCGGCGATATCGTCGAATCTTTCAACATTATCGAAACGCCTCAAGAACTATAA
- the rbfA gene encoding 30S ribosome-binding factor RbfA, whose amino-acid sequence MTIRRINKINSLLKEVISDVINKNVKHPLLSDKLLTITHVDVSKDLHHAKVYVSIIGDAEEKSMALEALTSAAGFIAVNSSKKVSLHFFPELAFKIDDASEKHMHIDDIISKITAEREHRSE is encoded by the coding sequence ATGACAATACGACGTATCAACAAAATAAACTCCCTACTAAAAGAAGTCATCTCTGATGTCATCAACAAAAACGTCAAGCACCCTCTTCTTTCTGACAAGCTTCTTACCATAACACATGTCGACGTCTCTAAAGACTTACATCATGCCAAGGTATATGTCAGCATCATCGGCGACGCAGAAGAAAAATCCATGGCATTAGAAGCTCTGACATCAGCGGCGGGTTTCATCGCTGTAAATTCCTCTAAGAAGGTGTCACTGCACTTTTTTCCGGAGCTTGCCTTCAAAATCGACGACGCCTCCGAGAAGCATATGCACATCGATGACATCATATCGAAAATCACCGCCGAAAGAGAACATCGTTCGGAATAG
- the truB gene encoding tRNA pseudouridine(55) synthase TruB: MDHNIEGILLVDKPIGITSFDIVRMLRRKLNVKKIGHAGTLDPFATGLMVMLVGRKYTRMSDAIMAGEKEYIATARLGITTDSHDCDGKETKNSDIIPIKEDIEKAVDSSFQGTIQQIPPMFSAKKIGGKKLYELARKGEEIERKPHNIDVTTKILSYQYPILTFHVQCSKGTYIRSIANDLGDMLGCGAHLTALRRTRCGEYSVENSVEVSCIKDEDYDISQRLIIIGDDDGNIS, translated from the coding sequence ATGGATCATAACATCGAAGGCATCCTCCTCGTCGACAAACCCATAGGGATAACGTCTTTCGACATCGTCAGGATGTTACGTCGCAAGCTCAACGTCAAAAAAATCGGCCATGCCGGCACTCTAGACCCCTTCGCTACAGGCCTTATGGTTATGCTCGTCGGCAGAAAATACACACGCATGTCCGACGCTATCATGGCTGGAGAAAAAGAATATATCGCTACGGCGCGTCTAGGCATTACAACCGACAGCCATGACTGTGATGGCAAAGAAACAAAAAATTCAGACATCATCCCCATCAAAGAAGACATCGAAAAAGCCGTCGACAGTAGTTTTCAAGGGACGATACAACAAATTCCCCCTATGTTCTCGGCGAAGAAAATCGGAGGGAAAAAGCTATACGAGCTAGCAAGAAAAGGTGAAGAGATAGAAAGGAAGCCGCACAATATCGACGTTACAACGAAGATATTGTCGTACCAATACCCTATTCTGACATTCCACGTGCAGTGCAGCAAAGGGACATATATAAGGAGTATCGCCAACGACCTAGGAGACATGCTAGGATGCGGCGCACACCTTACAGCACTGCGCAGGACGCGTTGCGGAGAATATTCCGTAGAAAACAGCGTCGAAGTGTCGTGTATCAAAGATGAAGACTACGACATCTCACAGCGTCTGATAATAATCGGAGATGACGATGGAAATATATCATAG
- the rpsA gene encoding 30S ribosomal protein S1, translating to MTTHTWSEENVINDINYQQEDADAFKDLLNYTGSSEDEEKRDFTPGSILKGTIIDITKDFVIIDVGLKSEGLVSISEFSDHENLAIGNEVEVYLNEIENNHGQISLSRERAERQRQWEYILEHCEEGSIVKGKIIRKVKGGLMVDIGMEAFLPGSQIDNKRIKDLDEYLDKTYDFKILKINIDRKNVVVSRRELLELERLAKKQELLENIKEGDICKGVVKNITDFGVFLELDGLDGLLHITDMSWKRIRHPSELVEIGQELEVKVIGIDKEKGRIALGLKQKDQNPWDAIEEKFPVGTRITGKVVNLLPYGAFIEIEPGIEGLIHVSEMSWTKNVSDPSKVVNKGDEVDVVVLGIQKEEGKISLGMKQLEDNPWEGVDKKYPAGDTVKVEIRSLTNYGAFVELEPGIDGLIHISDLSWIKKVSHPSEILKKGDVVEAVILSVDKDSKKITLGVKQLERNPWESIEETTPIGSIVKGTVTKITGFGAFVKLENGIEGLIHVTELSDTPFGKVEDVISKDDDITAKVIKIDPEHKKIALSIKEYLVGVSDIDHDDIVIGLPEKEEAVEEEVVEASDAEEVVVVEEEKKVAEEKKTAKKATTKKATTKKATTKKATTKKATTKKKEAPSTEEASEEK from the coding sequence ATGACAACACATACATGGTCAGAAGAGAACGTTATCAATGACATCAATTACCAACAAGAAGACGCCGATGCTTTTAAAGATCTTCTAAACTACACTGGTAGTTCTGAAGATGAAGAAAAGCGTGATTTCACTCCTGGTTCTATATTAAAAGGTACTATCATCGACATCACCAAAGATTTTGTCATCATCGATGTAGGCCTCAAATCCGAAGGACTTGTATCGATAAGCGAATTCTCCGACCATGAAAACCTTGCTATCGGCAACGAAGTCGAAGTATATCTCAACGAAATAGAAAACAACCACGGACAGATATCGTTGTCACGCGAACGTGCTGAGCGTCAGCGACAGTGGGAATATATCCTCGAGCACTGCGAAGAAGGCTCTATCGTCAAAGGTAAGATAATCCGTAAGGTCAAAGGTGGTCTTATGGTCGACATCGGAATGGAAGCCTTCCTTCCAGGATCACAGATCGACAACAAACGCATCAAAGACCTCGACGAATACCTCGACAAGACCTACGACTTCAAGATTCTTAAGATAAACATCGACCGCAAGAACGTCGTAGTATCACGTCGTGAACTTCTAGAACTCGAGCGTCTTGCTAAGAAGCAGGAACTCCTTGAGAATATTAAAGAAGGCGACATATGCAAAGGCGTCGTCAAAAACATCACTGACTTCGGCGTCTTCCTAGAACTCGACGGCCTCGACGGTCTTCTACATATCACCGACATGTCATGGAAGCGTATACGTCATCCTTCCGAACTTGTCGAGATTGGTCAAGAACTCGAAGTCAAAGTCATTGGCATCGACAAAGAGAAAGGACGCATTGCTCTTGGTCTTAAGCAGAAGGATCAAAACCCTTGGGATGCTATAGAAGAGAAGTTCCCTGTAGGCACACGTATCACTGGAAAGGTGGTAAACCTCCTTCCATATGGTGCTTTCATCGAGATAGAGCCAGGAATCGAAGGTCTAATCCACGTCTCCGAGATGTCTTGGACAAAAAATGTCAGCGACCCTTCGAAGGTCGTCAACAAAGGCGACGAAGTCGACGTTGTAGTCCTTGGCATACAGAAAGAAGAAGGCAAGATATCTCTTGGCATGAAGCAGCTTGAAGACAACCCTTGGGAAGGCGTTGACAAGAAATACCCTGCTGGCGACACCGTAAAGGTTGAGATCCGCAGCCTTACAAACTATGGTGCTTTCGTCGAGCTAGAGCCCGGCATCGACGGACTCATCCACATCTCCGACCTCAGCTGGATCAAGAAGGTGTCACATCCTTCCGAGATCCTTAAGAAAGGCGACGTTGTCGAAGCTGTCATCCTCTCTGTCGACAAGGACAGCAAGAAGATAACATTAGGAGTGAAACAGCTCGAGAGAAATCCTTGGGAGTCTATCGAAGAGACTACTCCTATAGGTTCTATCGTCAAAGGCACTGTCACGAAGATCACCGGTTTTGGTGCTTTCGTAAAGCTTGAGAACGGCATCGAAGGTTTAATCCATGTTACCGAGCTCTCCGACACTCCTTTCGGCAAAGTCGAAGACGTCATCAGTAAAGACGACGATATCACTGCAAAGGTTATCAAGATCGACCCCGAGCATAAGAAGATCGCTCTTTCTATCAAAGAATATCTCGTCGGCGTTTCTGACATCGACCATGACGATATTGTCATAGGACTTCCTGAAAAAGAGGAAGCCGTAGAAGAAGAAGTTGTTGAAGCTTCCGATGCTGAAGAAGTTGTCGTCGTCGAAGAAGAAAAAAAAGTAGCTGAAGAAAAGAAAACAGCGAAAAAAGCTACTACGAAGAAAGCTACTACGAAGAAGGCTACTACAAAGAAAGCCACTACGAAGAAAGCAACTACGAAGAAAAAAGAAGCTCCTTCTACCGAAGAAGCCTCTGAAGAAAAATAA